Proteins from a genomic interval of Hornefia porci:
- the murB gene encoding UDP-N-acetylmuramate dehydrogenase — protein sequence MRKLYDVDMREYTTFRAGGRAAELVICDTAEELAETVLALKREQKPCVMLGNGSNTLFTDGGYKGTVIRLGGDFRSVAVHGTSVVCGADVPVSAAAKAALAADLTGFEFASGIPGSIGGALFMDAGAYGGEMKDVVTEAQVLRVETGQIDTVAVSEMELSYRRSIFQTSGDIILSVTLELKPGDHDAIAAEMNELTRRRNAKQPVQYPSAGSFFKRPEGYFAGKLIQDAGLKGLSVGGAQISEQHCGFIINKGDATADDIIRLMHLVQNTVKDKFGVTLEPEVRIIGD from the coding sequence ATGAGAAAGCTTTATGATGTTGATATGAGAGAATATACGACGTTCCGGGCCGGGGGGAGAGCCGCGGAGCTTGTGATCTGCGATACAGCTGAGGAGCTCGCGGAGACGGTTCTGGCTCTGAAAAGGGAGCAGAAGCCCTGCGTCATGCTCGGAAACGGCTCGAACACGCTGTTCACGGACGGGGGGTACAAAGGAACCGTGATCCGCCTCGGCGGAGACTTCCGCAGTGTCGCTGTTCACGGGACCTCCGTGGTCTGTGGCGCCGACGTGCCGGTTTCCGCGGCGGCGAAGGCGGCCCTCGCGGCGGATCTGACAGGATTCGAGTTCGCCAGCGGGATTCCGGGAAGCATCGGCGGAGCGCTGTTCATGGACGCCGGCGCCTACGGCGGAGAAATGAAGGATGTGGTGACGGAGGCGCAGGTTCTGCGCGTCGAAACGGGACAGATTGACACCGTCGCCGTTTCAGAGATGGAGCTGTCCTATCGCCGCAGTATTTTTCAGACCTCCGGGGATATCATCCTTTCGGTGACGCTGGAACTGAAGCCGGGTGATCACGACGCCATCGCGGCAGAGATGAACGAGCTTACCCGCAGGCGGAACGCAAAGCAGCCGGTGCAGTATCCCAGTGCCGGAAGCTTCTTCAAGCGGCCGGAGGGCTATTTCGCCGGAAAACTGATTCAGGATGCGGGGCTCAAGGGACTGTCAGTGGGCGGAGCGCAGATTTCCGAGCAGCACTGCGGATTCATCATCAACAAAGGAGACGCCACGGCTGACGACATCATCCGTCTGATGCACCTGGTGCAGAACACGGTAAAGGATAAGTTCGGCGTCACACTGGAACCGGAGGTTCGCATCATTGGAGACTGA
- a CDS encoding lactate dehydrogenase, with protein MRKISEILGEQGLDAGAVSGLDPRRGKKKLRLNIIALGDVGTTMLIGLRLLGGDVLESIGICDLNEANLARLEMEMNQIRYPGPEEARTAEETAEGIRASEEHAESGAAAYPTLPPVRVVPQERVCDCDVLVFCASRGVPAIGAEGDVRMAQLEANRTLVRHYGAMAGEVDFSGLVAVVSDPVDPLAKVFVRSSGLDARQFRGYGLGVMNARAAYYAERDDRFSAYLTEGRAFGPHGQDLVIANSIEHYDDGLSRELTDLTVNANQIVRRMGYKPYIAPALSSAAISILLTLRGQWHYSSLWFGNRDGDGAFLGIRNRLTGRGNEFEDLAVEDVLYERIRSAYMHLRELE; from the coding sequence ATGAGAAAAATAAGCGAGATTCTGGGGGAGCAGGGACTGGACGCCGGCGCGGTTTCCGGTCTGGATCCCCGGAGAGGAAAGAAAAAGCTGCGGCTGAATATCATCGCCCTCGGCGATGTGGGAACCACCATGCTCATCGGGCTTCGTCTGCTGGGCGGAGATGTGCTGGAGAGCATCGGAATCTGCGATCTGAATGAAGCCAATCTGGCCCGTCTGGAGATGGAAATGAATCAGATCCGGTATCCGGGGCCGGAGGAAGCCCGCACCGCGGAGGAGACCGCGGAAGGAATCCGGGCGTCTGAGGAGCATGCTGAATCAGGGGCTGCTGCATACCCCACGCTCCCGCCGGTCCGGGTCGTTCCTCAGGAGCGGGTCTGTGACTGTGACGTTCTGGTCTTCTGTGCCAGCAGGGGAGTTCCGGCGATCGGCGCGGAGGGCGATGTGCGGATGGCGCAGCTTGAGGCGAACCGCACTCTGGTACGGCATTACGGAGCAATGGCCGGAGAAGTGGATTTTTCAGGGCTCGTAGCGGTGGTGTCGGATCCTGTGGATCCCCTCGCGAAGGTCTTTGTACGGAGCTCAGGCCTGGACGCCCGGCAGTTCCGCGGCTACGGCCTCGGCGTGATGAACGCCCGGGCGGCGTACTACGCGGAGCGGGACGACCGCTTTTCCGCCTATCTGACAGAGGGACGGGCCTTTGGTCCCCACGGACAGGATCTGGTCATCGCGAACAGCATCGAACACTATGACGACGGGCTGTCCCGGGAGCTGACCGATCTGACGGTGAACGCGAATCAGATTGTGCGGCGGATGGGATATAAACCGTACATTGCGCCGGCTCTCTCCTCGGCGGCGATTTCAATTCTGCTGACGCTGCGGGGACAGTGGCATTACAGCTCTCTCTGGTTCGGGAACAGAGACGGAGACGGCGCGTTCCTCGGAATTCGCAACCGGCTGACCGGCCGCGGAAATGAGTTCGAGGATCTTGCGGTAGAGGATGTTCTGTATGAACGGATCCGCAGCGCGTATATGCACCTGCGGGAACTGGAATAG
- a CDS encoding flavodoxin family protein, with amino-acid sequence MLTVLKIGWEEGGNTRRIDYVLNRALREIPAEEFRGCEAFTGALEKKRWHGGPLLIAVCLPHCGVCLDAQRLIGWLNENRDSLRGTTAGILIDGKGELYTKNLARQVVFSANRAGAAFPGKALVEATGDMYNFNVISKISQVGHYEAYARSVENLVHKLLSFRMPFVPRPEVLAVHASNSTTSNSLLLWEMIRQGIGGRCNITEISLRNGTVVDCSGCSYETCVHFGEQGDCLYGGVMVEQVYPAILRCDTLVMICPNYNDAVSANITAFINRLTALFRTNDFSGKKVYALVVSGYSGGDIVAEQIIGAMCFNKSFILPGNFALVETANDPGSILERLRIQKRAAEMAARICGKEKAADQNLSL; translated from the coding sequence ATGTTGACGGTTCTGAAGATCGGATGGGAGGAAGGCGGAAACACGCGGCGCATCGATTATGTGCTGAACCGCGCCCTGCGGGAAATCCCCGCGGAGGAATTTCGCGGATGCGAGGCGTTTACCGGAGCGCTTGAGAAGAAGCGCTGGCACGGCGGTCCCCTGCTCATCGCCGTATGTCTTCCGCATTGCGGCGTATGTCTGGACGCGCAGAGACTGATCGGCTGGCTGAATGAGAACCGGGACAGTCTGCGGGGGACGACGGCGGGTATCCTGATCGACGGAAAGGGCGAACTGTATACCAAGAATCTGGCGCGGCAGGTGGTGTTCTCTGCGAACAGGGCCGGCGCGGCGTTTCCCGGCAAAGCGCTGGTGGAAGCCACCGGAGACATGTATAATTTCAACGTGATAAGTAAAATCAGTCAGGTGGGGCACTATGAAGCCTACGCCCGCAGTGTGGAAAATCTGGTGCATAAGCTTCTGTCCTTCCGGATGCCGTTCGTTCCGCGGCCGGAGGTTCTGGCGGTACACGCCAGCAACAGCACCACCTCCAATTCCCTTCTTCTGTGGGAAATGATCCGGCAGGGCATCGGAGGCCGCTGCAATATCACGGAAATCTCTCTGCGCAACGGAACCGTGGTGGACTGCAGCGGATGCAGCTACGAGACCTGTGTCCACTTCGGCGAGCAGGGGGACTGCCTGTACGGCGGCGTCATGGTGGAGCAGGTGTATCCCGCCATCCTGCGCTGCGACACTCTGGTCATGATCTGCCCCAACTACAACGATGCGGTCAGCGCCAACATCACCGCCTTTATCAACCGGCTGACGGCACTGTTCCGCACCAACGACTTTTCCGGGAAAAAGGTGTATGCGCTGGTCGTTTCCGGATACAGCGGCGGCGACATCGTGGCGGAACAGATTATCGGCGCGATGTGCTTCAACAAAAGCTTTATTCTGCCCGGCAACTTCGCGCTGGTGGAGACTGCCAACGATCCCGGAAGCATTCTGGAGAGACTGCGCATCCAGAAGCGCGCGGCGGAGATGGCGGCCAGAATCTGCGGAAAAGAAAAAGCGGCAGATCAGAATCTGTCGCTGTAA
- a CDS encoding AI-2E family transporter, with protein sequence MKERFDEKNLKLGATLFLTAVAIILFYFILQNMSHISSAIGTLVNILKPFIYGLVMAYLLCPVFNLVTRRTYHRLENRCKNKRKAFIFAKVMGTTAALAVLIAVFAAVAALLVPQIVKSIVALVTVMPDRVQDFSQWVTKLLAGSRYEALSDSLTNTVNHASEYLMKFIQKRVMPNVGGYVEMISQGLYMTIKTFLNILIGIIVAVYFLNSKEKFKAEACKIIYAAFRRDRAEEIFEFGNFTNRTFGGFINGKIIDSLIIGIICFVLMEILGLPYVALCSTIVGVTNIIPFFGPFIGAIPSAIIICVIDPIKAGEFLIMIFALQQFDGNILGPKILGGTTGLSSFWVMFAIILGGGLFGFLGMILGVPVFAIIYHYFKRYTEKRLRRKGLAAETKDYQEFNKYDIDRRDIL encoded by the coding sequence TTGAAAGAGCGCTTCGACGAAAAAAATCTGAAGCTTGGGGCGACGCTGTTCCTGACGGCGGTGGCGATCATTCTGTTTTACTTTATACTGCAGAATATGTCCCACATCTCATCGGCCATCGGCACGCTGGTCAATATTCTGAAGCCGTTCATTTACGGCCTTGTCATGGCGTATCTTTTGTGCCCGGTATTCAATCTGGTCACCAGAAGAACCTACCACAGGCTGGAGAACCGATGCAAAAACAAAAGAAAAGCCTTCATCTTCGCGAAGGTCATGGGAACCACTGCGGCGCTGGCCGTTCTGATCGCCGTGTTCGCGGCGGTGGCGGCGCTTCTGGTTCCTCAGATTGTGAAGAGCATCGTGGCGCTGGTGACGGTGATGCCGGATCGGGTTCAGGATTTCAGCCAGTGGGTGACGAAGCTGCTGGCGGGAAGCCGATATGAAGCGCTGTCGGATTCCCTGACCAATACGGTGAACCATGCTTCTGAATATCTGATGAAATTCATCCAGAAGAGAGTTATGCCGAACGTGGGCGGATACGTGGAAATGATTTCCCAGGGACTGTATATGACAATCAAGACATTCCTGAACATCCTGATCGGAATCATCGTCGCCGTATACTTCCTGAACAGCAAAGAAAAATTCAAGGCGGAGGCCTGCAAAATCATCTACGCGGCGTTCCGGCGGGACAGAGCGGAGGAAATCTTTGAATTCGGCAACTTTACCAACAGAACCTTCGGCGGATTCATCAACGGCAAGATCATCGATTCACTGATTATCGGGATTATCTGCTTCGTGCTGATGGAGATTCTGGGGCTGCCTTATGTGGCGCTGTGCTCCACCATCGTGGGAGTGACGAACATCATTCCGTTCTTCGGTCCGTTTATCGGTGCGATTCCGTCGGCCATCATCATCTGCGTCATCGATCCGATCAAGGCCGGGGAATTTCTGATTATGATCTTCGCGCTGCAGCAGTTCGACGGAAACATTCTGGGACCGAAAATTCTGGGCGGAACCACGGGGCTGTCCAGCTTCTGGGTCATGTTCGCCATCATTCTGGGCGGCGGGCTGTTCGGATTCCTGGGGATGATTCTGGGCGTTCCGGTGTTCGCCATCATTTATCACTATTTCAAGCGCTATACGGAAAAACGGCTGAGACGGAAGGGGCTCGCTGCGGAAACAAAGGATTATCAGGAATTTAATAAATATGACATCGATCGAAGGGATATTTTATGA
- a CDS encoding metallophosphoesterase family protein: MNFFVISDTHGHLERVYDMFDRLSEMTTDGKPIDMILHCGDHLRDGEIIGERLAVPAVSVAGNCDGCRKRDFRVVPSPAGNILITHGHMEGVDYDMSALRYLAQENGCRAACCGHTHVPVFEDIGGVLMVNPGSLTFPRDGTTGSCALLNATENGFDGGIYYYENLFGEKDRKKSRGGFLRGMINYSDRF; the protein is encoded by the coding sequence ATGAATTTTTTTGTAATAAGCGATACACACGGACATCTGGAAAGGGTCTACGACATGTTTGACCGCCTGTCTGAAATGACCACCGACGGAAAGCCGATCGATATGATTCTCCACTGCGGAGATCACCTTCGGGACGGAGAAATCATCGGAGAGCGGCTGGCCGTGCCGGCGGTTTCCGTCGCCGGGAACTGCGACGGCTGCCGGAAGCGGGATTTCCGGGTCGTTCCGTCTCCCGCCGGAAATATTCTGATTACGCACGGGCATATGGAAGGAGTCGATTACGACATGTCCGCTCTTCGCTATCTGGCGCAGGAAAACGGCTGCCGAGCCGCGTGCTGCGGGCATACTCACGTTCCGGTATTCGAGGATATCGGCGGCGTTCTGATGGTTAATCCGGGAAGCCTGACCTTTCCCCGGGACGGAACCACCGGCTCCTGCGCCCTGCTGAACGCCACGGAGAACGGGTTCGACGGCGGCATTTACTATTACGAAAACCTTTTCGGCGAAAAGGACAGAAAAAAATCCCGGGGAGGGTTCCTCCGGGGGATGATTAATTACAGCGACAGATTCTGA
- a CDS encoding PHP domain-containing protein produces the protein MTFDFHTHTVYSPGTFRPHGKGTMEENVRAAVEKGLDAVAISDHGPGHLFYGEDRNKLPEMREEIRRLQEKYPQIRIFLSVEANVIQNHGNCLDVQPEEFSRYDFVLAGYHFGTLHAHMLGNWMDSRGIRLPGTRRALTRANTAMNIAAVRSNNLRMLTHPGDKGRVDMAALARACAETDTWMEISTWHSHLTVEEIRIAMKEDVKFVISSDAHTPDRVGSFEGGLARAFEAGLPTERIVNIEER, from the coding sequence ATGACTTTTGATTTTCATACCCATACTGTGTACTCGCCCGGAACCTTCCGGCCGCACGGGAAGGGTACCATGGAGGAAAATGTGCGGGCGGCAGTGGAGAAGGGACTGGACGCCGTTGCGATTTCCGATCACGGTCCGGGTCACCTGTTCTACGGCGAGGACCGGAATAAGCTTCCGGAGATGCGGGAGGAGATCCGGCGCCTGCAGGAGAAATATCCTCAGATCCGCATCTTTCTCAGCGTCGAGGCGAATGTGATACAGAATCACGGAAACTGCCTGGACGTGCAGCCGGAGGAGTTCAGCCGGTATGACTTTGTTCTCGCGGGATATCATTTCGGCACACTTCATGCGCACATGCTGGGAAACTGGATGGACAGCCGCGGGATCCGGCTCCCGGGAACGCGGCGGGCTCTTACGCGGGCCAATACCGCCATGAACATCGCGGCGGTCCGCAGCAACAATCTCAGGATGCTGACACACCCGGGGGACAAAGGAAGGGTCGATATGGCCGCGCTGGCGCGGGCCTGTGCGGAGACGGACACCTGGATGGAGATCAGCACCTGGCACAGCCATCTGACGGTTGAGGAGATCCGGATCGCGATGAAGGAGGACGTGAAATTCGTCATCAGCAGCGACGCCCATACGCCGGACCGGGTCGGAAGCTTTGAGGGCGGACTGGCGAGAGCCTTCGAGGCGGGACTCCCGACGGAACGGATCGTGAACATAGAGGAGAGATAG
- a CDS encoding nicotinate-nicotinamide nucleotide adenylyltransferase, whose amino-acid sequence MRRESLIYRALNKALLDRAFLKETGMTRREMERKIASAGLWEMAQELSDLLLKNPRFDSREVVKVAAEYFGTLNEEPPEGWLSWCFRDILHQLFETMPEPERRMVYEEGSVLLLQILRGLYAYEEENLPFDPTRSMVFLTDDEIEEGGYTREYIKLHHLVKHRYFYEFMRIGTDITPFNTLGHIGGVHYVAMHVARQLAEAGAPVDLGIVSGAAAGHDIGKYGCRKSEERRIPYLHYYYTDRCYDRFGMPTIGHIAANHSTWDLELENLSAESLILIYADFRVKSCRDGNGRERVCFYTLADAFDVILNKLDNVDETKKQRYQRVYDKLADFEDYMKERGVDVVLPEIPSRYPAHCGKPRKQEMVLLEGEEVIEQLRYKAIDHNIRLMSRFHVDAEFGNLIEAARSEQNWKNIRTYVSILGEYSTYMTERQKLMTIRFLYELLAHKEGDIRSQAAELLGQIVGTFNEEYKKELPEGESLPDKAVTNLTLFAEYLEKIIEPDYKLTDQHKKWIRNSLNSFAASVLRFCKPSCLYNYMNILIGYYRRTDYDEEITMILLKTVMELREEECSRQEIAILDEFIRSAGESGTEKLAVAAVHADSALHGRGVGREHVEHLKRVVGITEEQSFTERMSNMFLDDLKAGTPWVVKVANIEMMIDYVIRPENKGEILHVATHLSNLIKVSETVTVRRTAGRGLLTIVDRMSPEQRNELSVELFNGLEIGDYQFSKYIPDYLGNVVLRLPPQELDEFINTLERVVGTGNDKLISATINTIGVILENYREYRARFREPEKDWNRRRIRLLYMLIRGYANYDKLASREAFWVMGKYLFGSTEMSLDEKDELFLHCHKKLLALLHEKTEDALEFYNNAAVLNSLYRYICEHRAQRGGFRFPARRKVAFYPGTFDPFSLGHKAVARTIRDMGFDVYLALDEFSWSKNTQPRLQRRKIMNMSVADEEGIYPFPDDFSVNIANNDDVRRLKQAFEGRELYIAVGSDVVRHASCYRKTPAEDSIHGMNHIVFARESKEQERGPQDARIYPITGKVITLTLKKYYEDISSTRIRENIDLNRDISNLIDPVAQNYIYERSLYLREPAYKHVLQAREISISSYNRQSPETLEPIRRDLEGMGYDFGKIAEYLEREETRGLYIESAGRSRRCVAYAAAHRLETNQLLREFGDLKIASHIREAAAGGIAAIGFLYTKKSRSISNISQIVLTEILTELISRDFAYAVYHPVDAAGMNPRIIDALKKQGFVNIAEGRGGKPVYAVDMRSPIVIFRDVETMIKNPLNKRSAVLRAIDEAHGNLLRVMTEIHPGQLVLSFNTSAVHNKIIRRVAEINGVPPVHDKSGLRGPYMTVPFGKALADVLVPNTVTKVLHTEKYFNSDLDGFTIRESRYYSPLDSQARAIRSFDRPVILIDDLLHKGYRMNIIDPILKKNEVDVRKIVVGVMTGNARDAMEVRGREVESAYFLPTLKIWLNERDCYPFIGGDSLTPANDKDGLRSGSINLIMPYTTPVFIADGNVSEIFRYSMTCLENARNIWQVIEKEYQSIYERKLTLKRIGEVITYPRIPEMGTGIELDGNLAPTAFIDNAIARLIRLKWGKKKA is encoded by the coding sequence ATGAGAAGAGAATCTCTGATTTACAGAGCATTGAACAAAGCCTTGCTGGATCGGGCGTTTCTGAAGGAGACAGGGATGACCCGCAGGGAGATGGAAAGAAAAATCGCGTCGGCAGGTCTGTGGGAGATGGCGCAGGAGCTGTCGGATCTTCTGCTGAAGAACCCGCGGTTTGACTCCCGGGAGGTGGTGAAGGTCGCCGCGGAATATTTCGGCACGCTGAACGAGGAGCCTCCCGAGGGATGGCTGTCCTGGTGCTTCAGGGATATCCTCCACCAGCTTTTCGAGACGATGCCGGAGCCGGAGCGCCGGATGGTTTATGAGGAGGGGAGCGTGCTGCTCCTCCAGATTCTGAGGGGTCTGTACGCCTATGAGGAGGAGAATCTTCCCTTTGATCCGACCCGCAGCATGGTGTTTCTGACAGACGACGAAATTGAAGAGGGCGGCTATACGCGGGAATACATCAAGCTTCATCATCTGGTGAAGCATCGCTATTTTTACGAGTTCATGCGTATCGGCACGGACATCACGCCGTTCAACACCCTGGGTCACATCGGCGGCGTGCACTATGTCGCAATGCATGTGGCCCGCCAGCTTGCGGAGGCCGGAGCCCCTGTGGATCTGGGCATCGTATCCGGCGCGGCGGCGGGGCACGATATCGGAAAATACGGCTGCCGCAAAAGCGAGGAACGGCGCATCCCGTATCTCCACTACTATTACACGGACCGGTGCTACGACCGGTTCGGAATGCCGACCATCGGCCATATCGCAGCCAATCATTCAACCTGGGATCTGGAGCTGGAGAATCTGTCCGCGGAATCCCTGATCCTGATTTATGCGGATTTCCGGGTAAAGAGCTGCCGGGACGGGAACGGCAGGGAGCGTGTCTGTTTCTATACGCTGGCGGACGCCTTCGATGTGATCCTGAACAAGCTGGATAATGTGGACGAGACAAAGAAACAGCGGTATCAGAGGGTGTACGACAAGCTGGCGGACTTCGAGGACTATATGAAGGAACGGGGAGTGGACGTTGTCCTGCCGGAGATCCCGTCCCGCTATCCTGCTCACTGCGGGAAACCCCGGAAACAGGAGATGGTGCTGCTGGAGGGCGAAGAGGTTATCGAGCAGCTCCGGTACAAGGCCATCGACCACAACATCCGTCTGATGAGCCGTTTTCATGTGGACGCTGAATTCGGAAACCTGATTGAGGCGGCCCGCAGCGAACAGAACTGGAAGAACATCCGGACCTACGTGAGCATTCTCGGAGAATACTCCACCTACATGACCGAGCGTCAGAAGCTGATGACCATCCGTTTTCTGTACGAGCTGCTGGCTCATAAGGAGGGTGATATCCGGAGCCAGGCGGCGGAGCTTCTGGGACAGATTGTAGGAACATTCAACGAGGAATACAAAAAAGAACTGCCGGAGGGTGAATCCCTCCCAGACAAGGCCGTGACGAACCTCACTTTGTTCGCGGAGTATCTCGAAAAGATCATCGAGCCTGACTATAAGCTGACGGATCAGCATAAGAAGTGGATCCGCAACAGCCTGAACAGCTTCGCGGCCTCGGTGCTCCGCTTCTGCAAGCCCAGCTGCCTGTACAACTACATGAACATCCTGATCGGCTATTACCGGAGAACGGATTATGATGAGGAAATCACCATGATCCTGCTGAAAACCGTTATGGAGCTGAGGGAGGAGGAGTGCTCCCGGCAGGAAATCGCGATTCTGGACGAGTTCATCCGCAGTGCCGGCGAGAGTGGAACGGAGAAGCTGGCTGTCGCCGCGGTTCATGCGGACAGCGCGCTGCACGGACGGGGTGTGGGCCGGGAGCATGTGGAGCATCTGAAAAGAGTCGTCGGGATCACCGAGGAGCAGTCCTTCACGGAGCGCATGAGCAATATGTTCCTGGATGACCTGAAGGCCGGAACGCCCTGGGTTGTCAAGGTGGCCAACATCGAGATGATGATCGATTACGTGATACGGCCGGAGAACAAAGGCGAAATTCTCCATGTGGCGACGCATCTCTCCAACCTGATTAAGGTCAGTGAGACGGTGACGGTGCGGAGGACCGCAGGGCGCGGGCTGCTCACGATTGTGGATCGGATGAGCCCGGAGCAGCGGAATGAGCTTTCGGTGGAGCTGTTCAACGGACTGGAAATCGGCGACTATCAGTTTTCCAAGTATATTCCGGATTATCTGGGAAATGTGGTGCTCCGCCTGCCGCCTCAGGAACTGGATGAGTTCATCAACACGCTGGAACGCGTCGTCGGAACGGGGAACGACAAGCTGATCTCTGCGACCATCAACACCATCGGAGTGATTCTGGAGAACTACAGGGAATACAGAGCCCGCTTCCGCGAGCCGGAGAAGGACTGGAACCGGCGGCGCATCCGTCTGCTGTACATGCTGATAAGAGGGTACGCCAACTACGATAAGCTGGCGAGCCGCGAGGCCTTCTGGGTCATGGGGAAATACCTCTTCGGGAGCACGGAGATGTCTCTCGACGAGAAGGACGAGCTGTTTCTGCACTGCCACAAAAAACTCCTGGCGCTGCTGCATGAGAAAACCGAGGACGCTCTGGAATTCTATAACAACGCAGCTGTGCTGAACAGCCTCTACCGGTACATCTGCGAGCACCGGGCGCAGAGGGGGGGATTCCGCTTCCCGGCCCGGCGGAAGGTCGCGTTTTATCCCGGCACCTTCGACCCGTTCAGTCTGGGACACAAGGCGGTGGCCAGAACTATTCGTGATATGGGGTTCGATGTGTACCTGGCGCTGGATGAGTTTTCCTGGTCCAAGAACACGCAGCCGCGGCTCCAGCGCCGCAAGATCATGAATATGTCGGTGGCGGATGAAGAGGGGATCTATCCGTTCCCGGACGATTTTTCCGTGAACATCGCGAACAATGACGATGTGCGGAGACTGAAGCAGGCCTTTGAGGGACGGGAGCTTTACATCGCGGTGGGATCCGACGTGGTCCGCCACGCCTCCTGCTACAGGAAGACGCCGGCGGAGGATTCCATCCACGGGATGAATCATATCGTCTTCGCCAGAGAATCCAAGGAGCAGGAACGCGGACCGCAGGACGCCAGGATCTATCCGATTACCGGAAAGGTGATCACGCTGACCCTGAAAAAGTATTACGAGGACATCAGCTCCACCAGGATTCGCGAGAATATTGACCTTAACCGGGATATTTCCAATCTCATCGATCCGGTGGCGCAGAACTATATCTATGAGAGAAGCCTGTATCTGCGGGAGCCTGCGTACAAGCACGTGCTGCAGGCCAGAGAAATCAGCATCAGCTCATATAACCGCCAGTCTCCGGAGACGCTTGAGCCGATCCGCAGAGATCTGGAGGGAATGGGATATGACTTCGGGAAAATCGCGGAATATCTGGAACGGGAGGAGACCCGGGGGCTTTATATCGAATCCGCGGGCCGCAGCAGGCGGTGTGTCGCGTATGCGGCGGCTCACCGGCTGGAAACCAATCAGCTGCTGAGGGAATTCGGCGACCTGAAGATCGCCTCGCATATCCGGGAGGCCGCGGCGGGCGGCATCGCAGCGATCGGGTTTTTGTACACAAAAAAGAGCCGGAGCATCTCCAACATCAGCCAGATTGTGCTGACGGAAATTCTGACGGAGCTGATCTCCCGGGATTTTGCCTATGCGGTATATCATCCTGTGGACGCCGCCGGGATGAACCCGAGAATCATCGACGCTCTGAAGAAGCAGGGGTTTGTGAACATCGCGGAGGGACGCGGCGGAAAGCCTGTCTATGCGGTGGACATGCGTTCCCCCATCGTGATTTTCCGGGATGTGGAGACGATGATCAAGAACCCTCTGAACAAGCGGTCTGCCGTGCTCCGGGCGATTGACGAGGCCCACGGAAATCTGCTGAGGGTGATGACGGAGATTCATCCGGGGCAGCTGGTGCTTTCCTTTAACACCAGCGCGGTGCACAACAAAATCATCCGGAGGGTGGCGGAGATTAACGGAGTCCCTCCGGTGCACGACAAGAGCGGGCTGCGGGGACCGTATATGACCGTACCCTTCGGAAAGGCGCTGGCTGACGTGCTTGTGCCGAACACTGTGACCAAGGTGCTGCACACGGAAAAGTATTTCAACTCGGATCTGGACGGCTTCACGATCCGGGAGTCCCGATATTACTCGCCGCTGGATTCTCAGGCGAGAGCCATCCGGTCCTTTGACCGGCCGGTGATTCTCATCGATGATCTCCTGCACAAAGGATACCGGATGAACATCATTGACCCGATTCTGAAGAAGAATGAGGTGGACGTCCGGAAGATCGTGGTGGGAGTCATGACCGGAAACGCAAGAGACGCCATGGAGGTGCGGGGACGCGAGGTGGAGAGCGCATATTTCCTGCCGACGCTGAAGATCTGGCTGAATGAGCGGGACTGCTATCCCTTTATCGGCGGGGACAGTCTGACGCCGGCGAACGACAAGGACGGGCTCAGGAGCGGTTCAATCAATCTGATCATGCCTTATACCACGCCGGTGTTTATCGCGGACGGAAATGTCAGCGAAATTTTCAGGTATTCCATGACGTGTCTGGAAAACGCCCGGAATATCTGGCAGGTCATTGAAAAGGAATATCAGTCAATTTATGAACGGAAGCTGACGCTGAAGAGAATCGGCGAGGTGATCACCTATCCGCGAATCCCGGAGATGGGAACCGGAATCGAACTGGACGGAAACCTGGCGCCGACCGCCTTTATCGATAACGCGATCGCCCGGCTGATCCGGCTGAAATGGGGGAAGAAAAAGGCATGA